The DNA segment ATGTCATGTTGTTTTAGCATACgccagtatttttcttttgttagcCATGTTTTGTTGATTACTGCTCTGAGCGAGGGAACACCAATTAAGCGTTGAGGAAATAGTTGTTACTTAAAGAATAAGGCTTGGCAGAACTGCAGAAGGAAGCCAGAAAATGCCACGCTGACGCAAGAATTTTGTGCTTTACGAAATATACGAAATACCGTGGCTGCTAAAGCATGACTGGCGAAAGGAAGCACTTATCCCAGCCGTTCGCAATGAACAGGAATAATGAAAGACAAGGAAATTGACAAGCAGTTTGAAGTGCGGGTTCAGACACGTTACTTTCACGATAAGAAAAAAAGCGGAGCCATTGTTACAGATATTCAACCATACCTTAATTCATGCAAACAGGCAAGTTGCGCTGCGCTGGTGGCATGAACTCTCTCGAATACAAGCCGAACCGCAGGTACGCACCGACAGTATACCTTCCGGAGTTAACACAAGAACTACCGATCATTAAAAAACTGAAAATGTTACAAGCCTTTTAGGTTTGCTAAGATAGGTACTCTAGATTCATACTGCAACTTCAACGCACTAAAAGGTACAATCGTAAAGATACGTACTGAACGGAATATTAGAAACTAGAATCATGCCGAAAGATGCAAAATTAAATAGGCCTTTGTGTAAAAGCGGAAAGAACTGCCACTGCATTAACTACAAACTTATTTTcacatttttcaaaaaaaaaatcagtgttaTGACTCGTGCAGTCTCTTTTGCGAGAAATACTCAATAACAAACCAGCCCGTTGTTTATTCATCAACAACGCGGCATGAAGGACGTGTCGCACGGCACGTGGTTATGTTGCAGAGTTCTTAAAAGTGCATTAAAAGATACTGGTGTCAATTTCTTGTTGAAGCTGTACCACGAAACTTGCCACGTTACAGATAAAAATACACGCGGGGAAACGTAAAAATAGTTACGGATTTATCAACCGTGCGTGCTCTACAATTCTTGATGTGCTTTCAAAACTTTGCTGCCCACAACTGTTGCCGGCCTTGTACATTAGCCCGGATGACTGCAAAAGTTTCCGGATATTTTTTTGCATCACTGGTATTTTCTTCTCGCAGAAACAACACCGCTCAAGCTCGATTCGCAACTTTTGGAAAACGGCCCTTTCGAGGGAGGCGACCTCAACCGGAAATGCGTCCTCACGTTGAGCATTGTATCTGTCGTCTTCAACATTGTGGTAGGGGGCACGGGCTTTGGTGAGTTTACTCAGCATCCGATAACTTTACTGTCGGTCATTAGGCGGCTATTTTGCTTTCAGTTTTCATATTCCCCTTTCGCTTGGCTGAATTGATAACCCTGGGAATATGTACCGTGCTTCTAAGAGTTTACGATTTAGATGCACTGTGAATCGCCTCGTCATCACCTATAGGAGCCTGTTTATTTGTTAATGTATAGGTGTGTGCGAAAGTTCGGAATTTTCGAATAGAGAATCGAATATCCTTCCTTCTATTCGATTCGCCGAACGAATTAAGTATTGTATGCTCAAAACTATTCGAAGCGAATCGAATACGCTCTGAACTTTTCGAATACTTTCCAAATAATTGGCACGAAGTTCGAATAAGGTATGTCATAGATTTCTTCGAAGATTCTTCTGGAAACAGGGCCATTTCCGACAACGCACAACATGAGACTGGTGCGCGCCGCAGGGAAGTGCAGTGGAGAGGGTCCATTCTAGTCGCGGCGCTAGTAATACTCACACATGGCCTCAAAGATTGGGCGCTGAGGCAGGGCTAAGCAAGATTAAGCAAATCTTGATTTTATTCAAGgtctcggaggccatggctcaCATAGATTTCGCCTTCTCATCTACTGAAATGTGGTGCTAGTATATTCGCTGTCATCATTACTAAGAGGTTTTACGTATAACATGAGGGTCATACAACTATCATACTGGCTTCTTGTTGTATACCCCCTAGCGGAGGTCAATTTCGTGTCTTTTGGCAGCTGTAACTATTACTGCACAAGTTATAACGCCGTACCGCTAACACTGCTACTTCCCACGATTGTTCGTTTAAATTGGTACGAATATTCGCGCAACTAGCGAATATTCGTCAAAATATTCTATTCGTATTAGATTCGGTTCTGTCACTATTCGATTCGGTCTTCAGCGACATTGTTCCTATTCTTTTCGACAGCAAAGCAACACTATTCGTTCTtgtttcgattaaaaaaaaatgctattcCCACATTCCTACGTGCCATGTAGGGCGTTCGTTAGGTCTTTAGGTTCAGTTTAATGACATGTTTGCTTTCTGTGATCATATGACCTCACACATACCGCTAAATGAGCGACGTTATTCCAGCCGTGACTTTCGGCAGCAATATGGCAGCAGCCCAAAAATGTAGCCTTAGCATCAACAAGTTCAATCCGCGCCACTTATGGCGACGAACTGCTGCGGTGTGAGAAAAATAGTGGAATGAGCTTTGTCTAAAATGGTCCTTTATTTAGATTTGTAGAGAATGTGTTTAATCTACTTGTAAACAAGATTTTATTATGTAGCCTTTCGGCAGCAAAAACAAAGTGCAAAATTTGTAACTAATCTTGAAGCTGTTCCGGTCTGTATTCGCTGACCGTCCTTTGAAGGCTTAAACTTTTCATGTACTTGACAAATAATGCTTAATCACCCCGGCTACGCTAAAGCGCTCCCTGCTAAAGGCACTGCCAATACAAAAGTCTTGGTTTTAAATTCTttcgatgatttttttttcttctctctgtctGCAAAAAAGTGCAAGCACACTGACAAAACAAAGTGGCATATTTTAAATTATTCTTCCTTTTGCGTTTGCAGTGTTCGCATTCCAGAGGAACAGTGCTTCAATATACGCATTTGCGGTAAGGTCGTGTCATTCTTGTTGATTATTACCATGCGTCTGTTTGATACCGGCAtttaacgttttctttttttccaggcCGAGTGCCTTCTGGACATGCTGTCTTCGATGATTGTGATATGGCAGTACTTAACCCCGCACTACTCATTTGCAAGAGAGCGTGTGTAAGTACGCGTCTGGCACGTTAATTAGATTATGCTATTTCGTTACAGGACCCAAGCGCGAAGAGAAATATGCCACGAAACAGAACTTTGATCGTTATTTATTTCATTCAAGATGTTTGTTCTTCCTAAGTCACGGTCCCTGCTTTTCAGGTTGTACTATTTTCTTGGCTGACGCCAAGTGCGTGTAGTGTGGCTACAAACGAACGAGAGCCGTACATTTTATTTTACAAATAATTGTTGTATTACGATCAGGATTCAAGAGCCCTCAGATTGAGAGAGAGGTGGCGGGGTTTCTGCAATTTAATTATGCGCTGTGCTCGGGTATATCAGATAGTTCTTCGGGCAGGGTGTGTCTAAAATGAAGATGAGCATAATAACGAAATATTCTTTCTGCTGTGCATCCACTTCTCTGGCAtattagcagtttttttttatggcgcacgACGTTCTGCGGTGCCATTTCGCATTTTATGGCATCCTATCTTTTACAATTTGCATAAACTGCTTACTAAATAAGGAGACCATATATGTTGATGGCACCTGTCGATCAACTCTCAACTGTCGATAGCGAAAGAAAGTGATGCAGGAAATCACATTTTATAAACTAATACTTCTTGCACAATAGCCGACTAGTATATTCTCGTGTTATTTCCCACAGACCAAGATATCGAGATGAGCATTTTGCGAAGACACCGACAATACAGTACAAATAACCTACAAAACCAGAGGCAGCAGTTCACATCGCGTTTGTCAGCACGACACGTGGAACACATGCAAGTCATAGAAACACTATTAGGAAATCGTCAGCCCGAATATCTCAACAAATGGCCGTCTTTACAGATCAATAGCGGTGAGCTTTGGACAAATGAAGGGAGCCGTGAGCTTTTTGCCAGGTTCATACGTTTCCGTGCTTGACAATCACCACGCACCTTTGCAGTTTGTAAATAATTACCGGAGTACCAAGGCGACCCGCCAGTATCTTGTTATGCGTATTATATTTGTACAGTTTGTAGGCTTTCGACCCACACAGCTGACAAAGTGGAAAATGCAGCAGTAAACGGCTAAATGTGATGCTCTTAAATGTACGATCGCAGAACCGCTGAAAGCTATCTGAACTGATTCCTTTTCCCTTCAACGTGGCCGTCTCAGTAAATATCGACACGAACGCTGCATTCGCCAGTTGTTATTAAAATaaaacgcaacaaaaaaaaacggctatGGTGTTATGTCCAGATCTTCCGAGTAACCTGTCAAGTAGATATGGTTGAGTATTGACGAGACCTTTTGGCAGCGATGACATACTACATGCAACAACAATGCATCGCAAATAGGCGCTGGCACTGTTTCTGTGTGTCGTGGGGGGCCCACGAAGCCATGTCACTCATGAAGTGATAACACTGCAGGCAGGCGGCCTAAGTGCCGAGCTTTTTCTTGGGGCTGGAGCAATTTGTCTATGCAGTGAATGCAGCAGGTAACACCTGAAGGGAGAAGTATAAGAGGTTCACGTAGAAAAGTTTCCCTTTCCCACAGGTTAGTGTTAGGTGGCGCCCAACGTACTCGAAGCCCGAGATTTCTTTTTTGAGTCACTGTCAGAAATTTTCCCTTGTCTTTTTATACCGGAGGTCGACGGTTGCAACTAGGCTGCGCAGGGGAGAATTTAAGGGAGACTGCAAGACCACCCTCCGGCCTCCTCACGGGCTAGAAGGTTTGGACTAAAGgattggacccccccccccccccccccccccgttttcttCTGCGAATCAAGTTGTAAAAAAAAGCATAGTATACCTTTGACGGCAGAGTGCGTATTTTAGGAGCTGTGCGATTCAAGCCCTGCATTCCTCATATCATCCTCCCCTCACCTTGCTCCTGCTTTAGAAAATCAACCGAAAATTTTCTGGTTCACTCCTCTGCCTGCTTTTCTATTATTGTTtccgtcctcctcctccttcttggcTGGAACATAAGGTCCGGCTGTTGCACTTATTCATGCACACGTGTCAATTCTAACTTGATCCTCTCTTTCACGCTTGCCTCTGTACACGTGGAAAGTTTCCCTATTCATTCCGTCGCACGTAAGTATCACCATGTTGGTGCATCGTACTACAATTAAGAGGAGCATCACTATCGGCTTTCGAGTAAAAGCCCGTAGTTTTCTGCATTAGCAGGTGGACCTTCTATAACTGAGAACTTGATATGAAACTTCCGGAGCCCGCAAGGAAGGAAAATGATCCGACTTCCTTTTCGAGGTTCGAAATGAGGATGGAAGATCGCAAGACCCAAACATATAGCTATTTAAGCTGCGCTGAAATCGATATTATTCCAGTATCCCAGGGCCATTACGAGACGCCTTAAATAGCTTAGTAGCCGCTCAAGTCGAGAACACACCGCGATATTCTTGCTTGTCCTTTATGGCCCGACCACTTTGATATAAAAACGGGGAACAGTTCTGGCGCTCGAATTTCGGGATATCATGCGCTCTGCGTGATCTGAGTATACGCGCGGTCTTGTACATATATACTTGCTGTCATTTCGTCCCATGTTTTTCTCTGGCTGCCTCGGATATTTGTGGCTGCCGACGACGCGAAACTAAGCACCGCCATTCGTCTTCTCCTCTCGTTTACTTGCCGGCTCAGCGTAATCGACCAGGCGTTTCAGAGCGGATACGCTCGCATTATCTCCATTCTCTGTGCCTAACTAATGTCTTATTTCTTCCCTAGAGCCTGCATACTTTTGGGACTCTTCTTTATACTCTCGGCGATTGCCATTATCAGCAAAGCCATGGACGACCTAATCGTGCGAGAGAGCCCCACTTGGGTAAGACGGCGCTGGCGTAGTGGACTTCCTGCAGGATGCGAGATAGACGGCGGCAAATCGTGAAGCCTGCTGCGAATTGATGATCGCCGCGGGGCGCTAGGTTTTAGCTCCTGTGCTTGGCTGGTCACGCTTCATCGAAGCGATTCGTCAGCCTCATCTGAACGCGTATTCAGAAAAAGCGATGTAAGGTGGAAGGAGTAGAGGATGTTTAGCAAAACAATCCGATTAATTTGTTTTCGTCAACTTTGACGGCGCAGGCACCTGTCTTGCGCAAAACATTCGCGCACTTGAGGTATAGCTAAGCGCGGTGCTGAATGTTGACCGGAATTCGTTGTGCGACTGGTGCACTGAAAAGATCTCGTAGTTTGCTATGCGTTTTCCCCTGTTCGCGCCTGGAGAGCCAGTTAAACGTCCGCAAGGTGGACAGCTTGATTTCTCTACTGCGACTGTACCCTGTGTAAATCGTCTTGCGTTGAAAAGCAAATAAAATGTCGTGAGAAATACGAATAACTTGCTGATAGTCTTCAAAGCAGCAGATGAACTTCTTAAAGCAGGCTAgctctcattttctttctttctgccaaGTTTCCAATTAAGAGTTGAACAGAACGCCTGCTTCTCCGTTATATGTTTCAGTGTCTTGTTTTGTAATGAAATTGTTCTAATGGTTTCACAACAACCTGGGGGTCACTAATACGATGATAGACGAAGAGCTAGGGTTATCTGTTTAAGTACAGTTTAAGCTTGCTAATTGAGATGTAAAGGTTGAAATGTAAAAATACGgggtgcactctaaacacaagtacacctatatgggagtaaaaagggggtaaactgtcctctagcgaacactcttttataaaagggtgcgtgctagaggacagttttacttcctttttactccttttgtttagagtgtacgcatGTAAACCAGCTACAAACGGTTGCGAACAGAGACCGATAAGAAGCGGTGTTTAGGGAGCCACTCTAGCGTAAGAGCACTTCATGACTGGACGGAAATCCTGCGTCGCCATTCGCGCTGCGTTCTGACGTAAAGCAAATTTGAAAGTGCCATGCCAGATACTGAGCCCAGGCAAATAAGGTAGAATAGTTTGGAATTTTGGTCACCTCCCAGCAATCTTCATGAACGCGAGGTATTGCAGAGGAGCACGCCGCTATTTGGCACCTCCCTCTGAGAAGAGACGAGCGCGCGTCCTGGACTCGCAATGCTTCCAACTCTCGCTTTGTCCCCTTTTTCCAGATACCCGTCCTCATTATACTTGCCGGAGTCGGTGCAGCGGCCTGCTTTCTCCTAGCAGTCGTGAAATTGATCCTGGCTAAGCGGCTAGGAAGCTTGTCCTTAGTCCTCGACGGTGGGTATACAAGGTTTCATGTCTCTTGCAAGCGAGAGCATGTTCGAGTAGAACGCCTGCCTCTGGAGCCCGGTAGAGCCACCATGAGCGACGCCGACCACTCAGCCTATACGGCAGCACACGCGTTTATCAAGGCGCGGCCTGCATCAATACAGGAGGCTAAAGCGGCAGGCACGCGGAACGCATTTCGGCAGCGATATTTCGGGCGTTAAAATCGCGCAGCTCCGGTGCGCCTGGGccgtgaaaggagaaaggagagCGCGGGTCGGAGCAGATTGGCCCTCTCCCAGTCGGGAAATATGGCGGTGCACATCGAAGCCAGCAGCCGCCCGCTGCAGCCGAGCCGGTCACCATTTCAACTCTGGTCTCTACGTTCGGCAactgtagtcggatacagcttAAGTCTTCAGGGAACTTCCGCCCATAGTCGGGACTACCGAAGAGGATTCCTCCGCGACAAAAAGTAGGCCGTTGTAAAAAGCTTtgcttgttacctaaacaagaagttaATCACGAGACGAAATTATAAGGTAATTTAAAGAATTTTGATGGCTGTGGTTTGTTTTTTGTCAAATTTTTGAAAATACGTTTTTTGATCACTGTTGTAATTGGCCAAATGTCATTGTTAccaaatgctgttttttttaagttctaTCCTAGTATACCAGCACTTCAGGCTTTCGCTTTTCTACTGGCTCAACTACGCAGGAAATGTTTCCCCTGTCTTAATGTTGTAACTCCATTCTCCGGAGCTTAGGCTTACCGAAGGGCGCCGCTTCTCTGTTGTCATGGGAACAACCGGCAGGAACTGGCTCTGATGCGCGTCTGGCGCCAACCCTTCAGTACCGGGCGAACATTGCGTGCCGTGAATGCGCCCTTTGCTTACCCCGCGGAAAGAGCGGCGAAACGTGCTGTCCGTGGGGTTGCCGCTTCAGTGCTGCGCAAGCCGTTTTGACGTATGGTGTGTTTCTGTTGTGGATGGAGTTGGAACAAATTTTATTACATGACTACTTCATGCTCTTGGTCTGTGAATAGATAAATGTATACTGTGCCCCGGTCGTGCAGCGGCTCACTTTCTCTATACGTCGTGTTCTTTCAGGGATAAACTCGTTAATTAGCAGCTTTTGTGCCGTGGCCATAATAGTGAGCGACCTCGTGTACGACTCCAACCCGGAAGTCTGGTACATGGACGCCGTGCTCAGCACTGTTGCGGCCCTCATCATGCTCCTCGTCGGGGCAAAGTAAGTCGGCTTCCGGAATCTcatcttcaaatgcattttatgcGCCCTTCGCTGACACGGCATGCGTGAGCAGTTGCGCATTCGATGATACGCTCCTTGTACGGTATTGTGCATTGTGCGATACTACACAATGCGTTGTATCCACAATATTCATTGTGGGTGCAACCTTCTTCAGACCTGCTGCTCTGCTTTTCTAGGGTGAAAGTCACGGAAAAGTGGGTCTTTGACTTCAGATCAAGAagacgaaaaaaacaacaaaagaaaaactcGTCAGTAGTGGCGCTCTTTGTCCGAGCCGCACTTGCGCTATTAAAAACAATCACCAGCATACTATGCATTGCAGTGTTTGTGGAAGAAGTGGCGGCTAATGCTGTGCTTGAGTCATTACTCATTTAGTCCTCAATAAATATGGCTGTTATGGCGGCTATACAGGAAAATTATTACTCGAGGCTTTGTCTTTAAACTCTAGAGGTCCTTTAATGCGCACTTTCACCTGTACATCCCGTCCCATGTGCACGGTAGACTAATCACCGTAACGGCATTTGGGGTCGCTTTGTGTTGATTTTGCTGCTTCTACTGGGTGTATATACTGTCCTGCAGACACCTGGTGGCTTATCTCTTTTCTACATTAAGCGTTTTTTTGTTGTGGTGGCGTCTCGTTTCCTGGTCCTTTTGAAACTGTGCTGCGTGTTCCTAACATCATGACTTTTGGTGACAGCCAGCATCTCAACGTTCTAGGGTACTCAGTTGGCTGGCCATCAACAAAAAGCGTTGAAGTGCGTGTCACTCGAGTGAAAATAGAAATGACTTATTTGAAAGCATTTTGAACGAAGTTAGAAACAAAGGGACGCATGTTACTCAAACGTGAAACGGGTAAGAAGGCGCACAAAGGCACCTCTGTGAATACTTTGTTTCTTCTGCGATTGCTGTATGCATGCGCCTCGTAGCAACTCACTCAGTAAGTTCTTAAGACTGCACACACGTTCGCCACAGCAAGTTATCTATACACTTCATTTCATTCGCGGTGCTAGGGTGTTCCCGTTAATGAAGACAATAAAATATAATGTGCCACTCGTCATGCTTGGTGGCGGCGTGTAATGTCGACGTTGAAGGCAGTCGTTCGTGCGCTACGCACTAACCAGTCACATTTGTGCctcgttttttgttctttttgttttgctaGCCGCTGGAAAGCAGCAAATACTTAAATTTATCTGCTCTATCACAGTTGTTGTTTTGCATGTCGGACGTAGGCTTTGTGTGTTGTTGACGTCATTAATGCCTAAAATAAGGAAGCAATAGCACAAAACTACGTTTAGTGCTTCGCAGCCCGTGTCCTCTACCGCTTTGAGGAGGACTGGCTGATAATCAGTTGCCGTTTGCTCCCCATTCATCAATCAACGGGCGTCGTGCCTTTTTCCTGCGCACACATCATTACTTCGCAGTTTTTTCCACGTGCGCGAACTTGAATTAACGGAAATGAAGTGTCTCCAGTGCcaacagggaaaaaaaaacagctaacaGAAAAGTAGACTAACGACCACCGGCGCAAAGTGGTCTGTAGAGCAATTGTTCCTTCCGTGTCAACGCGGACGTGGCTTGTTTGGCGCCCCCCTAACCTATCGCTCGTCCTTTTCCAGGGTGTTGTTTGAAAACTGGTCGATAGGACGTCACGGCCACATGACACTTCAGTGAAATACAGTGGCCACGGACAGTGTACCTCGAGCGAGAAGCTCGACGCCtgctttctcccccccccccccctcctgctcctcctcctctctaCGTTTCCTGGCCCCCTCACGCTCTGTGAAGTGGCGCGGCAGCTGCGTCCTCTGGCGTCCTCAGCAGGCTACACGGCGCCACGGGACCCTGCATGTTCTCTGCTGGACAGACGGCGCAGACGGCGCTCTCGTGTAGGCCTTCCTCATCACACGTGGTGACCACTGGTGGCAGGATTCTTATTTAAATCAAGAAGAGCGTGTGACGGGCGTTACGCCCGGCTTTGTGGCTACGTAGCCGCGCGTTGTGCCTTCAGGAGGCTACcacgaaacgaaaaaggcttccTCGCGTGAGCCTTCGAACCTTGTAACGGCAGAAAATAGTCTTCGTTGCATGTCCACAACGCGGTCGAGAGTGCACTGTTAAGTGGAGCACTGGTGCCCGCGTATTCCATGAAATATGGTACACGGCCGTCGGGTTATATAAGcaatcctcaaaaaaaaaaaaaacccgtcaGTTCGCCTGCAAATTGTGGTGCTGGTTAGTTGGCAGTAACCTGAAGAGCTACTGGCCGAGCCGGAATTCGTGATTAGGTTAATGCATTGGCTCGGTGGCAGCGACGTAGCTGCTACGTAACTGCAAAAAACCTGTATTTGGCCCATGACTGTAACCTTGAATTGACAGGTGACGCGGAAAGGATGAGTGAACTGTCGCACGCGCGGTAATTGCATATCGGCAGTTCTGAAGCACCGAGAAGTGTACGGCGGTACAACTCCTCTGAGCCAAGGACACGCTTGGCAAGCGTCCTGTCTCATCAGTGTCGGGCACTTCAGTCAACTCGACGCGGATCGAATCCTGCAAATAGGTATGCAAAGCAACCGAATTTAGTGCGGGATTAACGGATTTCATGGTTCAGTTGGGTCGTTTTCAATCGCATATACGCGAACTAGAGATGTAATTGCATGTTTAACaagtttttattgttttattatgAGTGAATTGTCATCGCGTGAACAATGTTTAAGGCTTTGAGTATAACATTGACGTGTAGTGCAATTCGTGCACTTGTGACCGAAAAAGCTACAAGAATATTTATTTACCGTTTCGTTGTTTTTTGTACTACGTCAACTATGAACACAATAAAAGCAAATATCATCTGTACCCTCCTTGATCTTAACGTATTTTATGGTCGGATCCTCAGTGAAATTCGAAATTCTGTGAAAAAAATTACTGGTAACCACGCTAGAAAACGAATAAAACGGAACTTGTACTTCATCTCATAAGCTGTTCGCAATGGAGTGCAAGCGAC comes from the Amblyomma americanum isolate KBUSLIRL-KWMA chromosome 1, ASM5285725v1, whole genome shotgun sequence genome and includes:
- the LOC144113211 gene encoding transmembrane protein 163a-like isoform X2 — protein: MERNGLLTSGSNGKVRVLNETTPLKLDSQLLENGPFEGGDLNRKCVLTLSIVSVVFNIVVGGTGFVFAFQRNSASIYAFAAECLLDMLSSMIVIWQYLTPHYSFARERVACILLGLFFILSAIAIISKAMDDLIVRESPTWIPVLIILAGVGAAACFLLAVVKLILAKRLGSLSLVLDGINSLISSFCAVAIIVSDLVYDSNPEVWYMDAVLSTVAALIMLLVGAKVLFENWSIGRHGHMTLQ
- the LOC144113211 gene encoding transmembrane protein 163a-like isoform X1, coding for MRPTERGKHNFGNSCFVRVQLGWTAAPKSELPCAMERNGLLTSGSNGKVRVLNETTPLKLDSQLLENGPFEGGDLNRKCVLTLSIVSVVFNIVVGGTGFVFAFQRNSASIYAFAAECLLDMLSSMIVIWQYLTPHYSFARERVACILLGLFFILSAIAIISKAMDDLIVRESPTWIPVLIILAGVGAAACFLLAVVKLILAKRLGSLSLVLDGINSLISSFCAVAIIVSDLVYDSNPEVWYMDAVLSTVAALIMLLVGAKVLFENWSIGRHGHMTLQ
- the LOC144113211 gene encoding transmembrane protein 163a-like isoform X3, with amino-acid sequence MGFHSWEPYHFHYADETTPLKLDSQLLENGPFEGGDLNRKCVLTLSIVSVVFNIVVGGTGFVFAFQRNSASIYAFAAECLLDMLSSMIVIWQYLTPHYSFARERVACILLGLFFILSAIAIISKAMDDLIVRESPTWIPVLIILAGVGAAACFLLAVVKLILAKRLGSLSLVLDGINSLISSFCAVAIIVSDLVYDSNPEVWYMDAVLSTVAALIMLLVGAKVLFENWSIGRHGHMTLQ